TCGCGTGGGCGATGAAGCCCTTCGCGTAGTCGGTGGGCGACGGTGAGAGGTCGAAGTTCAACGGGAACTTCCCCGGATCGGCGGACTCGTTGGTCGGGCCGATGTTGAACGAGAGGATCTTGTTCTGCTGCAGGATCGGCAGCGTCGCCGAGGCGATGACGGACGGGCCGGAGTTGAGGTAGAGGTCCGGCTTGCCCTTCGCGATCGCCTCCCGCAGTTTGGTCACCGCGGTCGTGGGGTCGCCCCCGTCGTCCACCACGGTCACCTCGATGCGGCGGCCCGCGATACCGCCCGTCTTGTTGATCTCGTCGGCGCTCGCCTGCGCCGAGATGACCGAGGTCTTGGAGTTCGTCGCGAGCACACCCTGGGCGCTCAGCCCACCGGTGACGAGCACCCGGTAAGGATCTCCGGCGCCGCCTCCCGAGGACGCGGTGCCACCGCAGCCCGCGAGCACCAGTGCAGCGCTGGAGACGACCGCGCCCAGCACGAGAACATGTCTGTTCATGACCCAACTTTCGACAGTGAAAGGGACAACCAAGCGCTTGCTACTTGGCAGGAGAGCGTAGATGAGCCCCATCACCCCGTCAAGCAAACCCGGCGGCCAAACTAGCAAGCGCTTGGCTAATACAAAGTCGCAGATCACGAGCGCTTCCGGTGCGGGATCCACCGGGTGCGGAGCGAGCTGAGCGCGAGGCCGGGAACGATCGGTGGACCAGCGGCGCAGGCTCCTCGCCGCCGCCGGAGCCCAGCGAACCGTCACGACGCGGAGCCACCCGGACACCCACGGCCGGACCGCTCCCCGCGGACTCCCGCACTCCGCGCTCCCGCCCGATCCCGGAGCCACGCGCACGAGCGTTGACCGGCGGCGGTGCACCACCTATTCTCACCAAGCGCTTGCTTGTCTCGATGGCCACGGAAGGCGGACGATGAAGGACTTCGACGGCAGGCCCGGTGCCGCAGTGGTGACCGGCGGGACGGGCGGGCTCGGCGCGGCGATCTGCCGCACGCTCGCGGCCCGCGGAAGCCGGATCGCACTGACGTATCACGGGAACCGGGAGCGCGCCGAAACCCTCGCGGCCGAACTCGCCGCCGACGGCCGCCCGGCGGTCGCCGACCGGCTCGACCTCACCGACGCCGCCGCGACTCACGCCTACCTCGACAGCGTCACCGAGCGCTTCGGCGCCGTGCACACCGTCGTGCACGCCGCCGGACCCCACATCCCCCAGATCCACTTGTCGGTGGTCGACCCGGACCGGTTCGCCCGCCACCTGGGCGGTGAGGCTGCGGCGTTCTTCAACCTCGCTCACGCCGCGCTGCCCGCCCTGCGGGCGAGCAAGGGCTCGATCGTCGCAGTCACCACCGCGGCCACCCGCCGCTACCCCGTCCGGGACGGGCTGTCCGCGGGCCCCAAAGGCGCCGTGGAAGCGACCGCGCGGGCGCTCGCCGCCGAGGAGGGCCGGTTCGGGGTGCGCGTCAACTGCGTCGGTCCCGGGATGCTCACCGACGGCATGGCCGCCGAACTGATGGCCAGCGGCGACCTCGACGAGCGGGCACTGGAGGTCACCCGCCGCAACATCCCGTTGCGCACCTTCGGCGGGGCGCAGGACATCGCGGAGGCCGTCTGTTTCCTCGCCTCCGACCGCGCCCGGTTCATCACCGGGCAGAAGCTCGACGTCGACGGCGGGTACGGCGTTTGACCACCATGCACGCGTGACGAGAGGAGCATCCATGCCGAACAACACCATCCACTTCGGATTCGCCCAGGGCGAGGTCCTGGTCGTCACCGGCGCCGGCAGCGGGATCGGCCAGGCCGTCGCACTCCGCGCGGCCGAACTGGGCCTCGCCGTCGCCGCGTGGGACCTCGACCGCTCGGCCGTCACCGCGACCGCCGAGCGGATCGGGGACGCGGGCGGCACGGCACTCGCCGTCACCGCCGACGTCTGCGTACCCGCGGATGTCGAGCGCGGCTTCGCCGCGAGCCGCGCACTCGGCACCATCCGGTACCTCGTCAACAACGCCGGCCCGTCGTCGGCGAGCGGCCTGGGCTTCGACGAGGGGGTGCGGATGGCCGTCGGCAGCGTCCAGCTGGTGACCGAGACGTGGTTGTCCGCCGGCGTACCGGAGGGCGCCGCACTGGTGAACGTGTCGTCGGTCGCCGGCAACCTCATGGGCACCGACTCGGCGTGGTACTGCGCGGCGAAGGCGGGCATCGCCGGCTACACCCGGCACCTCGCGACCTACCGCGCGGGCGAGGTGCGCAGCAACGCGATCGCCCCCGGGATGACCGACACCCCGCGGCTGCGGGGGTTCGCCGCCAGCGAGGTCGGGCAGCGCTCGCTCGCGAAGAACCCACTGGGCCGCATGGCCACCGGCGACGACATCGCCTGGGCCACCCTGTTCCTGCTCAGCCCGCTCGCCTCGTACGTCAACGGCGTCTACCTGCCCGTCGACGGCGGGTGGGCGGTGACCCAGTGACCGACGGCGCAGTGACCGACAGCGCAATGACCGACGGCGCAGTGACCGATGCCGCCGGGGACCGGTGGGCGATCCACGACGTGGTGCTGCGGTACTGCCGCGGCGTGGACCGGCTCGACTTCGACCTCGTGCGCTCGGCCTACCACCCGGGCGCGATCGACCACCACACCGGCTTCGACGGACCGGTGGACGACTACGTCGAGTGGGTGCGGCCGCTGCTCGCCACCTACACCGGCACGATGCACCTCGTCGGCAACCACCTCGCCGAGGTGTACGGGACACACGCGGTCGCCGAAACCTACGGGACGGCCGTGCACTGGGGTGAGCCCGCCGCCGATCCGCGGCGGAACTTCGTCAGCGGCTTCCGCTACGTCGACCACCTGGAGAAGCGGGACGGCCGCTGGGCGATCGTCGAGCGGTTCGCCGTGCGGGAGTGGACCCGTTCGACGGTGGGCACGCAGCTCGCCCCCGAGGGCGAAGGCCCGCGCGGCAGGCGGGATGCCGGCGATCCGGTGTACCTGCTGACCCGCCGGGCCGCGACCGCCGGAAG
The sequence above is a segment of the Amycolatopsis viridis genome. Coding sequences within it:
- a CDS encoding SDR family NAD(P)-dependent oxidoreductase, yielding MKDFDGRPGAAVVTGGTGGLGAAICRTLAARGSRIALTYHGNRERAETLAAELAADGRPAVADRLDLTDAAATHAYLDSVTERFGAVHTVVHAAGPHIPQIHLSVVDPDRFARHLGGEAAAFFNLAHAALPALRASKGSIVAVTTAATRRYPVRDGLSAGPKGAVEATARALAAEEGRFGVRVNCVGPGMLTDGMAAELMASGDLDERALEVTRRNIPLRTFGGAQDIAEAVCFLASDRARFITGQKLDVDGGYGV
- a CDS encoding SDR family NAD(P)-dependent oxidoreductase; the encoded protein is MPNNTIHFGFAQGEVLVVTGAGSGIGQAVALRAAELGLAVAAWDLDRSAVTATAERIGDAGGTALAVTADVCVPADVERGFAASRALGTIRYLVNNAGPSSASGLGFDEGVRMAVGSVQLVTETWLSAGVPEGAALVNVSSVAGNLMGTDSAWYCAAKAGIAGYTRHLATYRAGEVRSNAIAPGMTDTPRLRGFAASEVGQRSLAKNPLGRMATGDDIAWATLFLLSPLASYVNGVYLPVDGGWAVTQ
- a CDS encoding nuclear transport factor 2 family protein translates to MTDGAVTDAAGDRWAIHDVVLRYCRGVDRLDFDLVRSAYHPGAIDHHTGFDGPVDDYVEWVRPLLATYTGTMHLVGNHLAEVYGTHAVAETYGTAVHWGEPAADPRRNFVSGFRYVDHLEKRDGRWAIVERFAVREWTRSTVGTQLAPEGEGPRGRRDAGDPVYLLTRRAATAGSARPPAGER